A genomic segment from Pseudomonadota bacterium encodes:
- the rsmA gene encoding 16S rRNA (adenine(1518)-N(6)/adenine(1519)-N(6))-dimethyltransferase RsmA produces the protein MNIKTHFETLPPIREIISTHNLKTRKTLGQHFLLDLNLTDRIARSAGNITDGTVFEIGPGPGSLTRSLLKAGARRVIAIERDPRCITALTSLVDAANGRLKVLEGDAQYIDLTELAPPPRRIVANLPYNISTVLLTKWISKGNAFKRMTLMFQNEVARRIVAGPGTKVYGRLSVVCNWRANTDFLFKIPARAFTPPPKVSSALVSIKPHMSLSENVELSDLEKVTAAAFGQRRKMLRSSLKTLDCNTLTLLYAAKIDPTKRAEELTIEDYTRLARGFSHLRKAVLQNH, from the coding sequence ATGAACATTAAAACTCACTTTGAAACACTTCCGCCAATAAGGGAAATCATCTCTACCCACAACTTGAAAACGAGAAAAACACTCGGCCAGCATTTTCTACTTGATTTAAACCTCACAGACAGAATAGCTCGTAGCGCCGGGAATATAACGGACGGAACCGTTTTCGAAATTGGCCCAGGGCCGGGCAGTTTGACCCGTTCCCTTCTTAAGGCGGGTGCCCGCCGTGTAATTGCGATTGAGCGTGATCCGCGATGTATAACTGCATTAACTAGCTTAGTAGATGCTGCAAACGGCAGGCTAAAAGTATTGGAGGGAGATGCTCAATATATTGATCTAACAGAACTCGCCCCCCCTCCCCGTCGAATAGTCGCCAACTTACCTTACAATATATCGACAGTCCTGCTGACCAAATGGATCTCTAAGGGCAATGCTTTTAAACGCATGACCCTCATGTTTCAGAATGAAGTTGCAAGGCGGATCGTTGCAGGGCCAGGCACCAAAGTGTACGGGCGACTATCGGTAGTTTGTAATTGGCGAGCTAACACTGATTTCCTATTCAAAATACCGGCTCGCGCCTTTACGCCACCACCAAAAGTAAGTTCCGCATTAGTATCGATCAAACCTCACATGAGCTTATCTGAAAATGTGGAGCTCTCGGACCTCGAAAAGGTCACCGCTGCCGCTTTTGGACAAAGACGCAAAATGTTGCGAAGTTCTCTGAAAACTCTTGACTGTAACACATTAACACTTTTATACGCAGCGAAAATAGACCCTACAAAGCGAGCAGAAGAATTGACAATTGAAGATTACACGCGCCTTGCCCGAGGGTTTAGCCACCTTCGCAAAGCCGTTTTACAAAATCACTAA
- the pdxA gene encoding 4-hydroxythreonine-4-phosphate dehydrogenase PdxA codes for MTNFTPIAMTMGEPAGIGGEITLKAWANTEGGPLPPFFTIDDPARLQKIARDLEWPVEVIPIEDPAATADVFRLGLPVLPLKLPAQVKSGEPNPANAKSVVAAIDMAVKLVTKGSASAIVTNPIHKNILYENGFGHPGHTEYLAKLAGKNRSAMMLACPGLRTVPVTTHVSLSNAIRTLTAKNIIEISNITISSLKQDFGIEVPQIAIAALNPHGGEQGRLGVEEHEIIQPAIEELKRQGANVAGPAPADTLFHAQARENYDAVICMYHDQALIPLKTIDFVGGVNITMGLPFVRTSPDHGTAFEISGLGIADETSLVSAVRMAADIANRRLKKRQIPE; via the coding sequence ATGACTAATTTCACACCAATTGCAATGACTATGGGGGAGCCCGCTGGAATTGGTGGGGAAATAACCTTGAAGGCTTGGGCCAATACGGAAGGTGGCCCTCTGCCACCATTCTTCACAATCGACGATCCTGCACGATTACAAAAGATCGCGCGAGATCTCGAATGGCCAGTCGAGGTGATCCCCATTGAGGACCCTGCTGCAACAGCAGATGTATTTAGACTAGGCCTTCCAGTATTACCACTCAAATTACCAGCACAGGTCAAGTCTGGGGAGCCGAATCCTGCTAATGCCAAGAGTGTGGTCGCTGCCATAGATATGGCAGTGAAATTAGTGACAAAAGGCTCTGCCTCAGCAATCGTAACGAATCCGATACACAAAAACATACTTTATGAGAATGGGTTTGGGCATCCTGGACATACGGAATATCTGGCAAAACTTGCAGGTAAAAATAGGTCAGCAATGATGCTAGCCTGCCCGGGTTTGCGAACGGTCCCTGTCACTACCCATGTATCCCTTAGTAATGCTATCCGAACCCTCACCGCCAAAAATATTATTGAGATAAGCAACATTACTATTTCTTCGCTAAAACAAGATTTTGGTATCGAAGTACCGCAAATCGCAATAGCTGCTCTTAACCCGCACGGTGGCGAACAGGGCCGATTAGGTGTTGAAGAGCATGAAATTATACAACCCGCAATAGAGGAACTTAAGAGGCAAGGGGCAAATGTCGCCGGTCCGGCACCTGCAGATACGTTATTTCACGCCCAAGCACGAGAAAACTATGACGCAGTGATTTGCATGTATCATGACCAGGCACTGATCCCCCTCAAAACTATCGATTTCGTCGGGGGAGTTAACATCACAATGGGTTTACCTTTTGTACGGACCTCGCCTGATCACGGCACAGCCTTTGAAATATCAGGTTTAGGGATCGCCGATGAAACTAGCCTTGTTTCTGCCGTTAGAATGGCCGCCGATATTGCAAATCGACGACTCAAAAAACGACAAATACCCGAGTAA
- a CDS encoding peptidylprolyl isomerase, which produces MANSQTNSLTTISLFQLIKQRLLKMVFAALIGMACVITSTCANANEVLRIRAIVNDDVISFYDLFQRVRLLIMTSAIPDSPDNRKRLAPQVLRAMIDEKLRLQEAARLNIRVPTSRVNQQISLLEKRNNLPSGSIPRLLDQASIGHSVLHDKLRGEIAWQSIVRRRLIKQVNVSNEEIEDEFRRLQSIQHLPKYKVSEIFLAVDNPDQEDQVLDVARRLLGQLDEGAKFNLIAREFSQSSSAATGGNLGTVSKGQLDPKLEKALDALNNGELAGPLRTISGFYILKLHERISPTIHNNKPVMALVSQLLLPLKAEAKKAEIDSQEDIAAQIRDTSTSCKHLDESGRALNTPQSGSLGKINIEELPSTISKAIRNLPANKVSPTIRVAEGLLLMMVCEWDKPRSSLPPKKEVRARLGDRQLNLLMQRYMRDLRRTAYIDLRG; this is translated from the coding sequence ATGGCGAATTCCCAAACTAATTCTCTTACGACTATAAGCTTATTCCAGCTTATCAAACAGCGACTCTTAAAAATGGTGTTCGCTGCACTAATTGGTATGGCTTGCGTTATTACCTCTACGTGCGCGAACGCTAACGAAGTGTTACGTATTCGTGCAATAGTCAATGATGATGTGATCTCATTTTACGATCTTTTTCAACGGGTTCGTCTTTTGATCATGACAAGTGCAATTCCCGATTCTCCTGATAACCGAAAAAGACTGGCACCCCAAGTTCTTCGGGCAATGATTGACGAAAAGCTGCGCCTCCAAGAAGCGGCCCGATTAAACATACGTGTACCGACAAGCCGTGTGAACCAACAGATATCTTTACTTGAGAAACGCAATAATCTGCCAAGTGGGAGCATACCACGATTACTTGATCAAGCGAGCATAGGTCATAGTGTTTTACATGATAAATTAAGAGGTGAAATTGCATGGCAATCTATTGTTCGTCGCCGTCTAATTAAACAAGTTAATGTAAGTAATGAGGAAATAGAGGATGAATTTCGTCGCTTACAATCAATTCAACACTTACCTAAGTATAAGGTTTCCGAAATTTTTCTCGCCGTCGATAATCCAGACCAAGAAGATCAGGTTTTAGACGTAGCGCGCAGGCTTTTAGGTCAATTGGACGAAGGGGCCAAATTCAATTTGATCGCGAGAGAATTTTCCCAAAGTTCAAGTGCGGCAACTGGTGGAAATTTGGGGACTGTGTCAAAAGGCCAGCTTGACCCTAAACTCGAGAAAGCGCTTGATGCATTAAATAACGGAGAATTGGCTGGCCCCCTCCGCACTATATCTGGTTTTTACATCTTGAAATTACACGAGCGCATTTCACCCACCATACATAACAATAAACCGGTCATGGCCTTGGTCTCACAATTACTTTTACCTTTAAAAGCGGAAGCAAAAAAAGCGGAAATTGATTCGCAAGAAGATATTGCTGCGCAAATTCGAGACACCTCGACATCGTGTAAACACCTTGACGAGAGTGGGCGCGCACTCAATACACCTCAGTCAGGCAGTCTTGGAAAAATAAATATTGAAGAGCTACCATCAACGATCTCAAAAGCAATCAGGAATTTACCAGCTAACAAAGTGAGCCCGACTATCCGAGTTGCTGAAGGGCTATTGCTAATGATGGTTTGCGAATGGGACAAACCTAGGTCCAGCCTTCCGCCAAAAAAAGAAGTTCGGGCGCGCTTGGGTGACCGGCAATTAAATCTACTCATGCAGCGATACATGCGCGACTTGAGGCGCACAGCATATATTGACCTGCGCGGCTAA
- the lptD gene encoding LPS assembly protein LptD, which produces MFKGTSKRWFIVAALMVTSPVTVAQQPTTYNLQKRVNAIEYQQAGKILITADEVNYDEELGAILARGNVEIAQGERLLTADSISYNQKSDTVSASGNISLLEPSGEVLFAEYIELTDDFKNGIVKELRILLADKSRFAAAEGTRRDGNRTVMRRAVYSPCEPCKDDPNRALVWQLKAEKIVHDQSDQEVTYRNAFLELFGVPVAYSPYFSHPDPTVYRRSGFLTPNFGLGGNFDGFLQTPFFLVLDDNKDMTISPIYTMKEGLIFNGEYRHRFNKGELYLAGSATGADRKEGDPSNPQTKEDEFRGHVEAFGRYDINDTWRMGMDIERSTDRSYLRRFNFFKPEGNSLKQHVYIEGFRHRNYASLNFYSFQDLRSSKEGQNEQPFVAPIIDYKHIGEADSWGGRTSLDANFRFLGRGDGPTGQRFSAQPGYGLSRTSDIGFVSRINLDMQMDLYNTDQISNPKVNSTSSDGVEYRLMPRIYADWRFPFILARDATSHLVEPLIGLVATRNGGNSNKIPDEDSSVFEEDDTNLLSMDRLPGLDRVESGQRLIYGARYGLFGRQFGQNSIFIGQTFRISEDDDLAANSGINQGFSDLVGRVDIKPHRYIDLLYRFRANHMNLTPLRNEFSFNVGPKAFQISGDYIYVDNGTGAGSSRKREEIKTAVISQISQFWSIRASTHRDLTKDGGSLSHSASLRYADECITFNVIGRRSFFRDADIRPSTSLLFRIIFKNLGQVSTNAG; this is translated from the coding sequence ATGTTCAAGGGGACTTCAAAGCGTTGGTTCATTGTGGCCGCATTGATGGTTACGTCACCTGTAACTGTTGCGCAGCAACCAACAACCTACAATTTGCAAAAAAGAGTAAACGCAATCGAGTATCAGCAAGCCGGCAAAATATTAATCACTGCCGACGAAGTAAATTATGATGAAGAACTAGGTGCAATTCTAGCTCGTGGCAATGTCGAAATTGCTCAAGGTGAACGTTTGCTCACGGCTGACTCCATAAGCTACAATCAGAAGTCTGATACTGTAAGTGCGTCTGGAAATATTTCACTACTCGAACCCTCAGGAGAAGTCCTTTTTGCGGAATACATTGAACTTACTGACGATTTTAAAAATGGTATTGTTAAAGAACTTCGTATCTTATTAGCCGATAAAAGTCGGTTCGCTGCTGCTGAAGGAACTAGGCGCGACGGCAATAGAACTGTGATGCGTCGGGCCGTATACTCACCATGCGAGCCTTGCAAAGACGACCCCAATAGGGCCCTTGTTTGGCAACTAAAAGCAGAGAAAATAGTCCATGACCAATCTGATCAAGAGGTAACCTACCGTAACGCCTTCCTCGAACTTTTTGGGGTGCCTGTAGCTTATTCACCCTATTTTTCGCATCCAGACCCTACTGTCTATCGCCGAAGTGGTTTTCTTACTCCAAACTTTGGCTTAGGGGGGAACTTTGATGGATTTTTACAAACACCTTTTTTCTTAGTGCTTGACGATAACAAAGATATGACCATCTCACCGATTTATACAATGAAGGAAGGATTAATTTTTAACGGTGAATATCGCCATAGATTCAATAAGGGTGAACTCTATCTGGCAGGTAGTGCCACTGGGGCCGACCGCAAAGAGGGAGATCCATCCAATCCACAAACAAAAGAAGACGAATTTCGGGGGCATGTTGAAGCTTTTGGGCGTTACGATATCAATGATACTTGGCGTATGGGAATGGATATTGAGCGGAGTACCGACCGCTCATACCTACGTCGCTTTAATTTTTTTAAACCTGAAGGAAATTCGCTCAAACAGCATGTGTACATCGAGGGCTTTAGACACCGGAACTACGCTTCACTAAATTTTTATTCCTTCCAAGACCTACGCTCAAGTAAAGAAGGACAAAACGAACAACCTTTTGTAGCACCAATTATTGATTACAAACATATTGGTGAGGCCGACTCCTGGGGCGGACGCACCTCTCTTGATGCAAATTTTCGTTTTCTTGGACGAGGTGATGGGCCGACTGGCCAACGATTTTCTGCACAGCCGGGATATGGACTTTCGCGCACCTCAGATATCGGATTTGTATCTCGAATAAATCTAGATATGCAAATGGATCTCTACAACACTGATCAGATTTCGAACCCAAAAGTTAACTCCACTTCGTCAGATGGTGTTGAATATCGGCTCATGCCTCGGATATATGCAGACTGGAGATTCCCATTTATTCTAGCGAGGGACGCAACTTCCCACTTAGTTGAACCCCTGATTGGCCTCGTTGCAACGCGAAATGGTGGAAACTCAAACAAAATTCCCGACGAAGATAGCAGTGTTTTTGAAGAGGATGACACCAATCTTTTAAGCATGGATAGACTGCCGGGACTTGATCGCGTCGAGAGTGGGCAACGCCTAATATATGGTGCTAGATATGGTCTTTTTGGCAGACAATTTGGCCAGAATAGTATCTTCATTGGTCAAACTTTCAGAATTTCTGAAGATGATGACCTGGCTGCAAATAGCGGGATTAACCAAGGATTCTCCGATCTAGTGGGACGGGTCGATATCAAACCGCACAGATATATTGACCTTTTGTACAGATTTCGAGCCAACCACATGAATCTAACGCCTCTGCGTAATGAATTCTCATTCAACGTTGGCCCAAAAGCCTTTCAGATTTCAGGAGATTACATTTACGTTGATAACGGGACCGGTGCCGGCTCATCAAGAAAGCGTGAAGAAATAAAAACTGCGGTTATTTCACAAATTAGTCAATTCTGGTCAATCCGTGCATCTACTCATAGGGATTTGACCAAAGATGGCGGCTCGCTTAGCCATTCTGCGAGCCTTAGATATGCAGATGAGTGTATAACGTTCAACGTGATAGGTAGACGCAGCTTTTTTCGGGACGCCGATATACGCCCATCAACCTCGTTATTATTCAGAATTATATTCAAGAACTTGGGACAGGTATCGACTAACGCAGGATGA
- the lptG gene encoding LPS export ABC transporter permease LptG, which yields MQLRLSLTLSKYFSRQFLFWFGSVFLGFACIALVLDTVELMRRASGKVDATMDVVLKMGLLKLPFMIHSLLPFIILFGALLAFWRLARTNEVVVARAAGISVWQFLLPAVFITFVVGVFEIGGFNPFASAMLSKYEAYEAQFLKRRTSMLAVSKNGLWLRQADGRYQSVIHAQRITNSTMDLHDVIIFRFEGKDRFAERIDAEKARLEKGYWQLDNAWISAPLAQAQFRERHQVRTNLTLTKIQESFASPETMSSWDLPEFIRTLEAAGFSGHRHLLHFHSLLAYPFLLCAMVLIAASFTLRVHRRTGASFAIIGSIVVCFVIYFMSDVVHALGISATIPATLAAWTPACVSIMIGLAMLFHLEDG from the coding sequence GTGCAATTGCGGCTGTCACTAACACTTTCAAAGTATTTTTCGCGCCAATTTCTTTTTTGGTTCGGAAGCGTATTTCTTGGTTTTGCGTGTATCGCCTTGGTTCTAGACACTGTAGAATTGATGCGTCGAGCATCCGGCAAAGTAGATGCGACAATGGACGTAGTACTGAAAATGGGTTTGCTAAAATTGCCATTTATGATCCATTCTTTGTTGCCGTTCATCATATTATTCGGAGCACTTTTGGCATTCTGGCGCCTTGCTCGAACAAATGAAGTAGTTGTTGCCCGCGCTGCTGGAATTTCGGTATGGCAATTCTTGCTACCAGCCGTTTTTATTACATTTGTCGTGGGTGTATTTGAAATAGGCGGCTTCAATCCATTCGCATCAGCTATGCTATCCAAATATGAAGCGTATGAGGCACAATTTCTAAAAAGACGCACAAGTATGCTCGCAGTTTCGAAAAATGGGCTTTGGCTTCGACAGGCAGATGGACGGTATCAATCAGTAATTCATGCCCAACGCATAACGAATTCGACCATGGACCTGCATGATGTAATAATTTTCCGTTTTGAAGGAAAAGACCGGTTTGCAGAACGCATTGATGCTGAAAAAGCGCGACTTGAAAAAGGCTATTGGCAACTTGACAATGCTTGGATCTCTGCCCCCCTAGCTCAGGCACAGTTTCGGGAGCGACACCAAGTGCGAACAAATCTCACCTTAACAAAAATCCAAGAGAGTTTTGCGTCTCCAGAAACCATGTCTTCTTGGGATTTACCGGAGTTTATCCGCACTTTAGAAGCAGCAGGGTTCTCTGGACATCGGCACTTACTTCATTTTCATTCACTTCTCGCCTATCCATTCCTTCTTTGCGCAATGGTCCTGATTGCTGCCAGTTTTACTTTAAGGGTGCATCGTCGAACTGGGGCAAGCTTTGCCATAATTGGAAGTATCGTCGTTTGTTTTGTCATTTACTTTATGTCTGACGTAGTGCACGCGCTCGGCATATCGGCCACCATTCCAGCAACCCTTGCTGCTTGGACTCCTGCGTGTGTCTCAATCATGATCGGACTCGCAATGTTATTTCATCTGGAGGATGGATAA